In a genomic window of Salmo trutta chromosome 32, fSalTru1.1, whole genome shotgun sequence:
- the LOC115171755 gene encoding G-protein coupled receptor family C group 5 member B isoform X1 — protein MAFFPVLLFLLSVVQRGSSQDPDEDSLAVPRGCGWGLVRPYTLLCDLDSVWGVAVESAAAGGALAAILLGLIILCRLHHVSEAEKRSGVGPILLLLLGILGLFGLSFAYLIERDEQLCLLRRALWGLLFALCFSCLLVQGVRLRRLGRERRSPGGCALTGLALGLSAVQGIIAAEWILLTVLREGRAACQYLPLDFSLACSYVLALLLAALGAASFALCGKTRQWRCNAIWLLSACLLSLLLWVAWVGFYLYGNAWLERSPDWDDPALAIALVAQGWLLLLFHAVPEAHSCLRSPPQPSAPDYFDTSQAPSRMRETSFDEDIPLSHRQFPENQGYGFDENTAGLRSAGNHNGNTAPRPSAPFRSNVYQPTEMTMILNGGAVSSHIVPSAPPTYTGRQLW, from the exons ATGGCGTTCTtccctgtcctcctcttcctcctctccgtGGTCCAGCGTGGTTCCTCCCAGGACCCCGATGAGGACTCGTTGGCAGTGCCCCGGGGGTGTGGCTGGGGCCTGGTGCGCCCCTACACCCTCCTCTGTGACCTGGACTCTGTTTGGGGCGTGGCGGTCGAATCTGCAGCGGCCGGCGGCGCCCTGGCTGCCATTTTACTGGGTCTGATTATCCTCTGCCGACTACACCACGTGAGCGAGGCGGAGAAGCGCAGCGGCGTGGGACCCATTCTCCTCCTGCTCCTGGGCATCCTGGGCCTGTTCGGCCTCAGTTTCGCCTACCTCATCGAGCGTGACGAACAGCTGTGTCTTCTGCGCCGTGCCCTCTGGGGCCTGCTCTTCGCTCTGTGCTTCTCCTGCCTGCTGGTGCAAGGTGTGCGTCTCCGGAGGCTGGGCCGCGAGCGCCGGAGCCCGGGGGGCTGCGCTCTGACCGGCCTGGCCCTGGGGCTGAGCGCCGTCCAGGGGATCATCGCCGCCGAGTGGATCCTGCTCACGGTGCTCAGGGAGGGCAGAGCGGCCTGCCAGTACCTGCCTCTGGACTTCTCCTTAGCCTGTAGCTATGTGCTTGCGCTACTGCTAGCCGCGCTGGGGGCGGCCTCCTTCGCTCTCTGTGGGAAGACCCGGCAGTGGCGCTGTAACGCGATCTGGCTCCTCTCCGCCTGTCTGTTGTCCCTCCTCCTCTGGGTTGCCTGGGTGGGCTTCTATCTCTACGGTAACGCCTGGCTGGAGCGGTCCCCGGACTGGGACGATCCAGCATTAGCGATAGCACTGGTGGCACAGGGTTggctcctcctcctgttccacGCCGTGCCCGAGGCACACTCCTGTCTCCGCTCCCCGCCACAACCCTCCGCCCCCGACTATTTTGACACGTCCCAGGCCCCGTCCCGCATGAGGGAGACCAGCTTTGACGAGGACATCCCCCTCTCACACAGGCAGTTTCCGGAGAACCAGGGCTACGGCTTTGACGAAAACACTGCAG GTCTGAGGAGTGCAGGTAATCATAATGGTAACACAGCGCCCAGACCCAGTGCCCCTTTCCGCAGCAACGTGTACCAGCCCACTGAGATGACCATGATCCTGAATGGGGGAGCGGTGAGTTCTCATATT GTCCCCTCCGCACCCCCGACCTATACGGGGCGGCAGCTGTGGTGA
- the LOC115171755 gene encoding G-protein coupled receptor family C group 5 member B isoform X2 produces the protein MAFFPVLLFLLSVVQRGSSQDPDEDSLAVPRGCGWGLVRPYTLLCDLDSVWGVAVESAAAGGALAAILLGLIILCRLHHVSEAEKRSGVGPILLLLLGILGLFGLSFAYLIERDEQLCLLRRALWGLLFALCFSCLLVQGVRLRRLGRERRSPGGCALTGLALGLSAVQGIIAAEWILLTVLREGRAACQYLPLDFSLACSYVLALLLAALGAASFALCGKTRQWRCNAIWLLSACLLSLLLWVAWVGFYLYGNAWLERSPDWDDPALAIALVAQGWLLLLFHAVPEAHSCLRSPPQPSAPDYFDTSQAPSRMRETSFDEDIPLSHRQFPENQGYGFDENTAGLRSAGNHNGNTAPRPSAPFRSNVYQPTEMTMILNGGAVPSAPPTYTGRQLW, from the exons ATGGCGTTCTtccctgtcctcctcttcctcctctccgtGGTCCAGCGTGGTTCCTCCCAGGACCCCGATGAGGACTCGTTGGCAGTGCCCCGGGGGTGTGGCTGGGGCCTGGTGCGCCCCTACACCCTCCTCTGTGACCTGGACTCTGTTTGGGGCGTGGCGGTCGAATCTGCAGCGGCCGGCGGCGCCCTGGCTGCCATTTTACTGGGTCTGATTATCCTCTGCCGACTACACCACGTGAGCGAGGCGGAGAAGCGCAGCGGCGTGGGACCCATTCTCCTCCTGCTCCTGGGCATCCTGGGCCTGTTCGGCCTCAGTTTCGCCTACCTCATCGAGCGTGACGAACAGCTGTGTCTTCTGCGCCGTGCCCTCTGGGGCCTGCTCTTCGCTCTGTGCTTCTCCTGCCTGCTGGTGCAAGGTGTGCGTCTCCGGAGGCTGGGCCGCGAGCGCCGGAGCCCGGGGGGCTGCGCTCTGACCGGCCTGGCCCTGGGGCTGAGCGCCGTCCAGGGGATCATCGCCGCCGAGTGGATCCTGCTCACGGTGCTCAGGGAGGGCAGAGCGGCCTGCCAGTACCTGCCTCTGGACTTCTCCTTAGCCTGTAGCTATGTGCTTGCGCTACTGCTAGCCGCGCTGGGGGCGGCCTCCTTCGCTCTCTGTGGGAAGACCCGGCAGTGGCGCTGTAACGCGATCTGGCTCCTCTCCGCCTGTCTGTTGTCCCTCCTCCTCTGGGTTGCCTGGGTGGGCTTCTATCTCTACGGTAACGCCTGGCTGGAGCGGTCCCCGGACTGGGACGATCCAGCATTAGCGATAGCACTGGTGGCACAGGGTTggctcctcctcctgttccacGCCGTGCCCGAGGCACACTCCTGTCTCCGCTCCCCGCCACAACCCTCCGCCCCCGACTATTTTGACACGTCCCAGGCCCCGTCCCGCATGAGGGAGACCAGCTTTGACGAGGACATCCCCCTCTCACACAGGCAGTTTCCGGAGAACCAGGGCTACGGCTTTGACGAAAACACTGCAG GTCTGAGGAGTGCAGGTAATCATAATGGTAACACAGCGCCCAGACCCAGTGCCCCTTTCCGCAGCAACGTGTACCAGCCCACTGAGATGACCATGATCCTGAATGGGGGAGCG GTCCCCTCCGCACCCCCGACCTATACGGGGCGGCAGCTGTGGTGA
- the LOC115171756 gene encoding IQ domain-containing protein K-like isoform X1, with protein MAKIIGAKKSLWQQVCEEYESEQPSPPSAAWTDSGSVSTHVSQYSASKHSPVFYGLMAAKVVVDDDPVKHVDPLLSHPALAGYSALDKPPSFCHKQPLTTHPASTPQLHQRPITQFLEGSVFPVLLPGLEAMLREAQRQHCLERKRTAFNACDFLTEWLYNRNPRRQGQAPVDFHEIPFVKDWLRIHPRPPIPLSLLLSDQQAAVLIQSFWRGYTTWTRALSQLDHLTERMTLGRRVRARADVQELRQWQRELREDNRDITKTVQDFWAHQESRVSSALNDLRGDSTILQTPQPGGGYSNSDVSIQVVSPTPQSTVVHTPTSQMSPESTELPTPSLQGVEELTREERTLTDSLTLPEAAAALATAMDTFSPSLGSH; from the exons ATGGCAAAAATTATTGGTGCTAAGAAATCATTGTGGCAACAAGTCTGTGAAG AATATGAGTCGGAGCAGCCCAGTCCACCCAGCGCTGCTTGGACAGACAGTGGTTCAGTGAGCACTCATGTCTCCCAGTACAGCGCCAGCAAGCACTCTCCTGTCTTCTATGGTCTCATGGCAGCTAAG GTTGTTGTGGATGATGATCCTGTGAAGCATGTTGACCCTCTTCTGAGCCACCCTGCCCTTGCTGGATACTCTGCCTTGgacaaacctccatccttctgtcACAAACAGCCTCTGACCACACACCCTGCATCCACTCCCCAGCTCCATCAAC GCCCAATCACCCAGTTCCTGGAGGGGTCCGTGTTCCCAGTGCTACTGCCTGGACTGGAGGCCATGCTGAGAGAGGCCCAGAGACAACACTGCCTGGAG AGGAAAAGAACAGCATTCAACGCTTGTGACTTCCTAACTGAGTGGCTGTACAA TCGGAACCCCCGCCGGCAGGGACAGGCCCCTGTGGACTTCCATGAGATCCCATTTGTCAAGGACTGGCTCAGAATACA tcccaggcctcccatccctctctccctactgcTGTCAGACCAGCAGGCTGCTGTTCTCATCCAGTCCTTCTGGCGGGGCTATACC ACTTGGACAAGAGCTCTGTCTCAGCTAGACCACCTGACAGAGAGAATGACACTTGGAaggcgt gtgcggGCCCGTGCAGATGTGCAGGAGCTGCGCCAGTGGCAGAGGGAGCTTAGAGAGGATAACCGTGACATCACCAAAACAGTCCAAGATTTCTGGGCTCACCAGGAGAGCCGGG TGAGCTCGGCCCTCAATGACCTCAGGGGGGACTCTACCATCCTTCAGACCCCTCAGCCCGGCGGTGGGTACTCCAACTCAGACGTGTCCATCCAGGTGGTCTCCCCCACCCCCCAGAGCACCGTGGTCCACACCCCCACCTCCCAGATGAGTCCTGAGAGCACCGAGTTGCCGACCCCCAGCCTGCAGGGAGTAGAGGAGCTgaccagggaggagaggacactaACTGACTCACTGACCCTGCCCGAGGCTGCTGCGGCTTTAGCCACCGCTATGGATACCTTTTCCCCATCCTTAGGGAGCCACTGA
- the LOC115171756 gene encoding IQ domain-containing protein K-like isoform X2: protein MAKIIGAKKSLWQQVCEEYESEQPSPPSAAWTDSGSVSTHVSQYSASKHSPVFYGLMAAKVVVDDDPVKHVDPLLSHPALAGYSALDKPPSFCHKQPLTTHPASTPQLHQRPITQFLEGSVFPVLLPGLEAMLREAQRQHCLERKRTAFNACDFLTEWLYNRNPRRQGQAPVDFHEIPFVKDWLRIHPRPPIPLSLLLSDQQAAVLIQSFWRGYTVRARADVQELRQWQRELREDNRDITKTVQDFWAHQESRVSSALNDLRGDSTILQTPQPGGGYSNSDVSIQVVSPTPQSTVVHTPTSQMSPESTELPTPSLQGVEELTREERTLTDSLTLPEAAAALATAMDTFSPSLGSH from the exons ATGGCAAAAATTATTGGTGCTAAGAAATCATTGTGGCAACAAGTCTGTGAAG AATATGAGTCGGAGCAGCCCAGTCCACCCAGCGCTGCTTGGACAGACAGTGGTTCAGTGAGCACTCATGTCTCCCAGTACAGCGCCAGCAAGCACTCTCCTGTCTTCTATGGTCTCATGGCAGCTAAG GTTGTTGTGGATGATGATCCTGTGAAGCATGTTGACCCTCTTCTGAGCCACCCTGCCCTTGCTGGATACTCTGCCTTGgacaaacctccatccttctgtcACAAACAGCCTCTGACCACACACCCTGCATCCACTCCCCAGCTCCATCAAC GCCCAATCACCCAGTTCCTGGAGGGGTCCGTGTTCCCAGTGCTACTGCCTGGACTGGAGGCCATGCTGAGAGAGGCCCAGAGACAACACTGCCTGGAG AGGAAAAGAACAGCATTCAACGCTTGTGACTTCCTAACTGAGTGGCTGTACAA TCGGAACCCCCGCCGGCAGGGACAGGCCCCTGTGGACTTCCATGAGATCCCATTTGTCAAGGACTGGCTCAGAATACA tcccaggcctcccatccctctctccctactgcTGTCAGACCAGCAGGCTGCTGTTCTCATCCAGTCCTTCTGGCGGGGCTATACC gtgcggGCCCGTGCAGATGTGCAGGAGCTGCGCCAGTGGCAGAGGGAGCTTAGAGAGGATAACCGTGACATCACCAAAACAGTCCAAGATTTCTGGGCTCACCAGGAGAGCCGGG TGAGCTCGGCCCTCAATGACCTCAGGGGGGACTCTACCATCCTTCAGACCCCTCAGCCCGGCGGTGGGTACTCCAACTCAGACGTGTCCATCCAGGTGGTCTCCCCCACCCCCCAGAGCACCGTGGTCCACACCCCCACCTCCCAGATGAGTCCTGAGAGCACCGAGTTGCCGACCCCCAGCCTGCAGGGAGTAGAGGAGCTgaccagggaggagaggacactaACTGACTCACTGACCCTGCCCGAGGCTGCTGCGGCTTTAGCCACCGCTATGGATACCTTTTCCCCATCCTTAGGGAGCCACTGA
- the LOC115171756 gene encoding IQ domain-containing protein K-like isoform X3, translating to MAKIIGAKKSLWQQVCEEYESEQPSPPSAAWTDSGSVSTHVSQYSASKHSPVFYGLMAAKVVVDDDPVKHVDPLLSHPALAGYSALDKPPSFCHKQPLTTHPASTPQLHQRPITQFLEGSVFPVLLPGLEAMLREAQRQHCLERKRTAFNACDFLTEWLYNRNPRRQGQAPVDFHEIPFVKDWLRIHPRPPIPLSLLLSDQQAAVLIQSFWRGYTTWTRALSQLDHLTERMTLGRRVRARADVQELRQWQRELREDNRDITKTVQDFWAHQESRARPSMTSGGTLPSFRPLSPAVGTPTQTCPSRWSPPPPRAPWSTPPPPR from the exons ATGGCAAAAATTATTGGTGCTAAGAAATCATTGTGGCAACAAGTCTGTGAAG AATATGAGTCGGAGCAGCCCAGTCCACCCAGCGCTGCTTGGACAGACAGTGGTTCAGTGAGCACTCATGTCTCCCAGTACAGCGCCAGCAAGCACTCTCCTGTCTTCTATGGTCTCATGGCAGCTAAG GTTGTTGTGGATGATGATCCTGTGAAGCATGTTGACCCTCTTCTGAGCCACCCTGCCCTTGCTGGATACTCTGCCTTGgacaaacctccatccttctgtcACAAACAGCCTCTGACCACACACCCTGCATCCACTCCCCAGCTCCATCAAC GCCCAATCACCCAGTTCCTGGAGGGGTCCGTGTTCCCAGTGCTACTGCCTGGACTGGAGGCCATGCTGAGAGAGGCCCAGAGACAACACTGCCTGGAG AGGAAAAGAACAGCATTCAACGCTTGTGACTTCCTAACTGAGTGGCTGTACAA TCGGAACCCCCGCCGGCAGGGACAGGCCCCTGTGGACTTCCATGAGATCCCATTTGTCAAGGACTGGCTCAGAATACA tcccaggcctcccatccctctctccctactgcTGTCAGACCAGCAGGCTGCTGTTCTCATCCAGTCCTTCTGGCGGGGCTATACC ACTTGGACAAGAGCTCTGTCTCAGCTAGACCACCTGACAGAGAGAATGACACTTGGAaggcgt gtgcggGCCCGTGCAGATGTGCAGGAGCTGCGCCAGTGGCAGAGGGAGCTTAGAGAGGATAACCGTGACATCACCAAAACAGTCCAAGATTTCTGGGCTCACCAGGAGAGCCGGG CTCGGCCCTCAATGACCTCAGGGGGGACTCTACCATCCTTCAGACCCCTCAGCCCGGCGGTGGGTACTCCAACTCAGACGTGTCCATCCAGGTGGTCTCCCCCACCCCCCAGAGCACCGTGGTCCACACCCCCACCTCCCAGATGA